The nucleotide sequence CGATTCCATATGGATGGCCTGCGAGCGCACCAGCCCCTAAAGGAGACTGGTTGACTCTGACCAAAATTTGCTTCAATCTCTTGTAATCTTCAGTGAAATAAGTAGCATAACACGACAACCAGTGGGACCATCTGATTGGCTGGGCCCTTTGCAAATGGGTGTACCCTGGCATCAAAACGTCGATTTCCTGCCGAGCTCTCTTGGTAAGAACACCAATGAACCCAGATaaaaactccaacaacttctccaagttctcaCGAACAAAGATCCGCATATCAGTGGCTACCTGATcgtttcttgatcttccTGTGTGCACTTTTCCAGCAATATGTTTCCCAATTATTTCCCCTAATCGTCTTTCATTGGCAGTGtgaatatcttcatcaccgGCCTTTTCCTCAAAGGTATTGGTTTGCCATTCATTTCTGATTTCCTCAATCCCTTTGTGGATGGCGGTTAATTCGTCACTGGTTATCAATCCAAGCTTCTGCAATCCTTCAGTATAAACCTTGGTTCCAGTTAAATCTGCATCATACATTTTCTGGTCGTATGGTAAGGAGGCATTGTACAAGTCCATCAAGGGGTCCGAGGCTCCGGTGAATCTTCCACCCCATAATCTGTTCTCTGTTGGTTTTGACATATTGTTTTTTGTGGATTAAGTCCAAATGTTGAGTTTATGTAAATTTTTCAGATAACCCGATGATTCAACACCGCGCTTGGccaaatttttcattaCCCAATTGGGTCGTGACTCATACAGGTTTGGATATACATCTATTAAATCACATACTATAAATTATGGCTTACATCTTCCTGTGAATCTTGGGTATAAGGAACAATCTCTGACTGTGAATCTGTCACACAACCATGCTAAGATTCTTTCGGTTCCCAACCCGTATCCACCGTGAGGGCAAGTACCATACTTTCTTTGATCAGTGAACCAGTAGTAGGAATCTTTATCGAgattttctctttccaACGCAGCCATCAACTCATCGTAGTCATAGATTCTCATGGAACCCCCGGTGATTTCACCGACGTTTGGCATCAACACATCGACCGACTCGGTGACTCTGGGGTCGTCTTTACATCTTTGCATGTAGAAGGATTTAATTTCAGCTGGGAAACGGGTCAACAAGATTGGGACACCAAGGGTGTCAGTCATCTTACGTTCTGCGGCCTCAGCAATGTCATCCCCGAACTTGAACGGTTCGCCTTCTTCGTTAGGAATGTTGTGCTCGTTCAACCAGTCCAAAGCGTGAATGTATTCCATTCTCTTGAATGGCATTGTTGGAGGAACAAAGTTAGGGTTCAATTGCTTGATCAAGGGACCTGCAACTGGATCTTCAAGCACATATTGTACCGACTTGGTCAAAAGACGCTCCAAGTGTGATAATAAGTCGTCGAAGTCTATGAATGCCAATTCGGATTCGACATGGGTATATTCACTCAAATGTCTCCTGGTGTGAGACTTTTCAGCTCTGAACGATTCTTGAACACAATAAACGTCTCCTAAAGCGGCCAAACAAGTCTCCAAGTACAACTGAGATGACTGGGTCAAGTAAGCTTCTTCGCCGTAGTAGCCCATTTTGAATAAAGTAGAACCTCCTTCAACCTGGTTTTGCACCATACATGGAGGAGTGACTTCAGTCAAACCTTCTTCAGCGAAGAACCTTCTGAATGCAGTCAACAACACGGCCCTGACCTTCATAACGGCAGAAAGAGTTTCACCTCTCAAGGTCAAATGACGTTGgtccaacaacaaggaaGGGTCGgcattttcttgaaccttgttcaagaacgCATCGTCTCCAGCTGGTGCTAAACCAATCACTTCGTAGTAATCGGTTTGCAATTCAACACCTCCAGGAGCAGACTTACCTTCTGGTAACTTCTTGACCACACCCTTGATGGTGAGGGTGGATTCCAAGGTTAATTCCTTTGTCACCTTGGCTTTGGCTAAATCACCGGTTAAAACACATTGAATGAATCCAGTACCATCTCTCAAGGTGACAAAAGCAAAGCCCTTTTGAAGTCTCAAACGGTGTACCCAACCTTGAATAGAAACTCTAGCGTTGATGTTTTCTTGTATGTGTCTAAgtttgatctttttggcAGTAGGTAAGGattcatcttcttcaatggtaaTCAACTCCACTTCAGCCAATTTCTTGGCTTGTTCATCAGTTTTAGCCTtctgttcttcttgtgccttcaactgcttttcttgtttcttcttcaaacctTCGGCTCCTTTTTTAGCCTTCTTTAAAGCAGAAGCAGATATCTCTGAGTACGCGAACTCGTCTGACTCTTCAACCTGTTTGTGCACAAACACCTTTGCTTCTGGCTTCACAAAGAGGGCAAATGCtggagtttgaaaaggCTGATCTTCCGAGCCTGTTATTTCAACGGCGTCTTTTCCTGTTTTTTCGTTAACGTAAACAGACATTGGTAAGGTTAGTTTTAAAATCTTTCAACGATTACATGAGTCAAAAAGTCGCACACCACCAGGAACATCAAGGTGCTAGATTTTACGCAGGGTACGGGTAATTGTGAGCGCAGTCTCTTTAATATTATTGTATTTCGGGGTCACTGAAGCAGCTAAATTattcaaaaaaaaaagagTATAGTCCTCACTACCAGAAGGAATTGACTAGAGAGTTTTTGCCCCCAAATATACCCTCCCAATTTCCCATATTCTCCATGGATCATCTTCCCAGCCAAAGCTGCGAAATCGATTTTTATCTTCGCacttttcaaagaaaatcTGTTCAATCTCCAAATACTTATTCCTCTTATAAATGGCATTAGAACAATCCTTAGCGGCTTTATCATTGGCCACCGTATCCAGTGAGTCGGCCACTCCCACGAAGACTTTAGTTTTCAAACCAAAGACCGCAAAGACTGCCACCCCTGTTCCTGTGATAGTGTTTGctcttcaatcaactcaaaCTCCTTCCAATGTGATTGCCAAAGCTGCTGGAGTTAAGGAACCAAgattggccaaagaagacttgatcCAAGAGTTCTTTGCTACGTCTCCAAAGGAATTTTCCATTGCtaatttgaacaaagaTTCAGCTGCAAAGGTCAAGTTTGTGATCGATGAGAGCATCGTTAAGGCACCTGAGGACACCGTTTTGGAGTTGTCTACTGAGAGCTCCAAAGCTTCTTTACCAGCTAAAATTGTTGTGTCATTCTTGGAATCCATTGGCGTTGATTTGATTGCTGTCGACTTTTCAGCTGATGAATTGACTGAAGTAgctccaaagaaggaagtcaagaagaaggataAGGATGCTGCTAAAATCGAAGatgccaagttgattggtATTAACGTGGACAAGGCCAAGGACTTTTCTACCTGGTATTCGCAAGTTGTCACTAAGGGTGAAATGTTGGATTACTATGATGTTTCCGGATGTTACATTTTGAGACCAAACTCCTACTTTGTCTGGGAAACCATTCAAGACTGGTTCAACATT is from Yamadazyma tenuis chromosome 6, complete sequence and encodes:
- the DED81 gene encoding asparagine--tRNA ligase (BUSCO:EOG09261CQG; COG:J; EggNog:ENOG503NVRS) codes for the protein MSVYVNEKTGKDAVEITGSEDQPFQTPAFALFVKPEAKVFVHKQVEESDEFAYSEISASALKKAKKGAEGLKKKQEKQLKAQEEQKAKTDEQAKKLAEVELITIEEDESLPTAKKIKLRHIQENINARVSIQGWVHRLRLQKGFAFVTLRDGTGFIQCVLTGDLAKAKVTKELTLESTLTIKGVVKKLPEGKSAPGGVELQTDYYEVIGLAPAGDDAFLNKVQENADPSLLLDQRHLTLRGETLSAVMKVRAVLLTAFRRFFAEEGLTEVTPPCMVQNQVEGGSTLFKMGYYGEEAYLTQSSQLYLETCLAALGDVYCVQESFRAEKSHTRRHLSEYTHVESELAFIDFDDLLSHLERLLTKSVQYVLEDPVAGPLIKQLNPNFVPPTMPFKRMEYIHALDWLNEHNIPNEEGEPFKFGDDIAEAAERKMTDTLGVPILLTRFPAEIKSFYMQRCKDDPRVTESVDVLMPNVGEITGGSMRIYDYDELMAALERENLDKDSYYWFTDQRKYGTCPHGGYGLGTERILAWLCDRFTVRDCSLYPRFTGRCKP